The Epinephelus lanceolatus isolate andai-2023 chromosome 17, ASM4190304v1, whole genome shotgun sequence region TTACAGCCTACTGGCCTGTACTTTCTGCAATGGTTAATTGTGTTTTCCTTGCATTAATCGATCAGCTTTATCTGCTTGACTCCAATCAGCTATCCCAGAGAAGTCTCTCCGTGCGTAAAGACTGCGCTACCATGCCCGGATGCCCTGCAGAGTTCCCTGACAGGGTGTGACGACTGGTCCTTGGGGCGCCTGGCTTTGCGTCTGTGCGCTGAGATTTCCCAAATTCATGTTCATGAAAGCATTAGCAGTGGTGTTGCTGGGCGGCAGAGCAGGTAAACTAGAGTAAGTACAGGAGTAAGTGTTAGTATACACCGAGTTGTTGTAGCTGTAGGCCGGGTAGCCACTGTAGCTGTACGGGTTTGGAGCTCCGACTGTGTAAGAGGTGTTGTAGTTCTGGGATCCAGTGAGACAAGGCCTCCCGTCCCGGACCAGCACCGGCACAGCCACCCTCCTGGGTGGCGGTggtgggtggtggtgatggtgatgaccCGCCATCTCCAGAGTCTTGTCCTGCCGCTGCCTCTTGCATTTGTACCTCCTGTTCTGGAACCAGATCTTGACCTGGGTGGAGGTGAGTTTCAGGGAGCTGGCCAGGTGCTCTCTCTCCGGGGCGGACAGGTAGCGCTGCTGCTTGAAGCGCCGCTCCAGCTCGAACACCTGAGCCTGGGAGAAGAGCACGCGGGGTTTCCTCCTGGTCCTCTGCTGCTTGGTGGCGGGCTTCTCTGAGTCTAGGTCCTCACAGTCACCCCGCAGCGCAGCGCAGCTCTCTGCGGGGGGAGGAAACGTTTAAGTGTGCATCAAAGCTAAAT contains the following coding sequences:
- the nkx2.3 gene encoding homeobox protein Nkx-2.3 — protein: MLPSPLITSSTTPFSVKDILKLELQQQSQQHQLQFISCFGLSGALSQPGAFPNKSFRSYSPPSCMLAGRDSSSPISSGLSESEERMSYLNTLTVQERLAESSLSGEMFGNPAQSHSAELRLETEQEEQDTKSCAALRGDCEDLDSEKPATKQQRTRRKPRVLFSQAQVFELERRFKQQRYLSAPEREHLASSLKLTSTQVKIWFQNRRYKCKRQRQDKTLEMAGHHHHHHPPPPPRRVAVPVLVRDGRPCLTGSQNYNTSYTVGAPNPYSYSGYPAYSYNNSVYTNTYSCTYSSLPALPPSNTTANAFMNMNLGNLSAQTQSQAPQGPVVTPCQGTLQGIRAW